A single window of Microbispora hainanensis DNA harbors:
- a CDS encoding metal ABC transporter permease, giving the protein MSWLDSTVHRALAEAVLVGALGGVVGVFVIARRLPFFTMALTHATFPGIVVAALLGVNLYLGGGLFGLLVVAAVLAFGRGRGQDFTTATGIALSGGFALGVVLVSSQDGFTKDLAAYTVGDVLAVGAGDLVATTAVAAGVLLVLVLVGKELLLAAFDPVGAAALGLPLVLLDFALLAVVEVTVVATVPALGTILAVALIVGPAATARLITDRLAPLFPLAAGIGIACALAGVWVSTRWNVATGASIALFVGLVFGVVFLGTAVRDRARRAVAANPA; this is encoded by the coding sequence GTGAGCTGGCTCGACTCCACCGTCCACCGGGCCCTCGCAGAGGCCGTCCTGGTCGGCGCGCTGGGCGGGGTGGTCGGCGTCTTCGTGATCGCGCGGCGGCTGCCGTTCTTCACGATGGCACTCACGCACGCGACGTTCCCCGGCATCGTCGTCGCCGCCCTGCTCGGGGTGAACCTCTACCTCGGCGGCGGGCTGTTCGGGCTGCTGGTGGTCGCCGCCGTCCTGGCGTTCGGCCGGGGCCGCGGGCAGGACTTCACCACGGCCACCGGCATCGCGCTGTCGGGCGGCTTCGCGCTCGGCGTGGTGCTGGTGTCGTCGCAGGACGGCTTCACCAAGGACCTGGCGGCCTACACGGTGGGCGACGTCCTCGCCGTCGGCGCGGGCGACCTGGTGGCGACCACCGCCGTCGCCGCGGGCGTGCTGCTCGTGCTCGTCCTGGTGGGCAAGGAACTGCTGCTCGCGGCGTTCGACCCGGTGGGGGCGGCGGCGCTCGGGCTGCCCCTCGTGCTGCTCGACTTCGCGCTGCTCGCCGTCGTGGAGGTGACCGTCGTCGCCACCGTGCCCGCGCTGGGGACGATCCTCGCCGTGGCGCTGATCGTGGGCCCGGCCGCGACCGCCCGCCTGATCACCGACAGGCTCGCGCCGCTGTTCCCGCTCGCCGCCGGGATCGGGATCGCGTGCGCCCTGGCGGGTGTGTGGGTCTCCACACGGTGGAACGTCGCGACCGGGGCCTCCATCGCCCTGTTCGTGGGCCTGGTGTTCGGGGTGGTCTTCCTCGGCACCGCCGTACGCGACCGGGCCAGACGGGCCGTGGCCGCCAACCCGGCGTGA
- a CDS encoding isoamylase early set domain-containing protein, whose protein sequence is MLKRTRLFGQKTRVTFALPIDEPSGTVSVVGDFNDWLPGRHELLPRRNGTRTVSVILPPGAHRFRYLATGGVWFDDDSADQVDEQGSVLHL, encoded by the coding sequence ATGCTCAAACGCACCAGGTTGTTCGGGCAGAAGACCCGCGTCACCTTCGCCCTGCCCATTGACGAGCCCTCCGGGACGGTCAGCGTCGTGGGCGACTTCAACGACTGGCTGCCCGGCCGCCACGAACTGCTGCCGCGCAGGAACGGCACCCGCACCGTGTCGGTGATCCTCCCGCCCGGCGCGCACCGGTTCCGCTACCTCGCCACGGGCGGCGTGTGGTTCGACGACGACAGCGCCGATCAGGTGGACGAGCAGGGCAGCGTGCTGCACCTCTGA
- a CDS encoding metal ABC transporter ATP-binding protein, whose translation MSERAPTLVLDRASVAYGDVPVLEELNGVVHEGEAVALIGPNGAGKSTFIKALLGLVPVVRGRIEVLGRPPAQARRDVAYVPQADTLDPDFPVSVEQVVMMGRYRRIGWLRRPSADDRAEVADALERVGLAGRARDRFGTLSGGQRQRVLLARAIAAKPRMLLLDEPFNGVDAVSQHALLEAIGSLKAQGASVVVSTHDLAIAHLACDEVCLLNRHQFGFGPTGDVLTPERLRATYGGHALELRGDRVIVTQT comes from the coding sequence ATGAGTGAGCGCGCGCCGACCCTGGTGCTCGACCGGGCGAGCGTGGCCTACGGCGACGTCCCGGTGCTGGAAGAACTGAACGGCGTCGTCCACGAGGGCGAGGCCGTGGCGCTGATCGGCCCGAACGGCGCCGGCAAGTCCACGTTCATCAAGGCGCTGCTCGGCCTGGTGCCGGTCGTACGCGGCAGGATCGAGGTGCTGGGCAGGCCCCCGGCGCAGGCCCGCCGCGACGTCGCCTACGTGCCGCAGGCCGACACGCTCGACCCGGACTTCCCGGTGTCGGTCGAGCAGGTGGTGATGATGGGCCGATATCGGCGGATCGGCTGGCTGCGCCGCCCCTCCGCCGACGACCGGGCCGAGGTGGCCGACGCCCTGGAGCGGGTCGGGCTGGCCGGGCGGGCCCGCGACCGGTTCGGCACGCTGTCGGGCGGGCAGCGCCAGCGGGTGCTGCTGGCCAGGGCCATCGCCGCCAAGCCGCGGATGCTGCTGCTCGACGAGCCGTTCAACGGCGTCGACGCGGTCAGCCAGCACGCGTTGCTGGAGGCGATCGGCTCGCTCAAGGCGCAGGGCGCCTCGGTCGTCGTCAGCACCCACGACCTCGCCATCGCCCACCTCGCCTGTGACGAGGTGTGCCTGCTCAACCGGCACCAGTTCGGCTTCGGCCCGACCGGCGACGTGCTGACGCCCGAGCGGCTGCGCGCGACGTACGGCGGGCACGCGCTCGAACTGCGCGGCGACCGCGTGATCGTGACCCAGACATGA
- a CDS encoding SAM-dependent methyltransferase: MADDAPPPGIDAGVPNPARMYNYFLGGKDNFAADREAAERIMKVAPEAPALARRNRAFLRRAVRHLVAEAGIRQFVDIGTGLPTEGSVHEVAHEMDPGVRVAYVDNDPVVLAHSQALLSGTTATTVTVHGDLRRPEEILADPELRSLIDVSEPVAILLVAVVHFLTDDDKPAELVARLRECVAPGSHLVLSHVTDEERAGDAREGAAVYRQASSGVTLRSREQIHELFGGFRLIEPGLVPLDEWRPDDENLLARQAGRHLPTWFLCGVGRTP, translated from the coding sequence GTGGCTGATGACGCGCCGCCACCCGGTATCGATGCGGGCGTCCCCAATCCCGCACGCATGTACAACTATTTCCTCGGCGGAAAGGACAACTTCGCGGCAGATCGGGAAGCCGCGGAGCGGATCATGAAGGTCGCGCCCGAGGCCCCCGCGCTGGCCCGCCGCAACCGCGCGTTCCTGCGCCGGGCCGTACGCCATCTGGTTGCCGAGGCAGGGATCCGGCAGTTCGTGGACATCGGCACCGGGCTGCCGACCGAGGGCAGCGTCCACGAGGTGGCGCACGAGATGGACCCCGGCGTCCGGGTGGCGTACGTGGACAACGACCCGGTGGTGCTCGCGCACTCCCAGGCGCTGTTGTCGGGCACCACCGCCACCACCGTCACCGTGCACGGGGACCTGCGGCGTCCCGAGGAGATCCTCGCCGACCCGGAGCTGCGGTCGCTGATCGACGTCTCGGAGCCGGTCGCCATCCTGCTCGTGGCCGTGGTGCACTTCCTGACCGACGACGACAAACCGGCCGAGCTCGTCGCCCGCCTGCGGGAGTGCGTCGCCCCGGGAAGCCACCTCGTGCTGTCGCACGTCACGGACGAGGAACGGGCGGGCGACGCCCGCGAGGGGGCGGCCGTCTACCGGCAGGCCAGCAGTGGTGTCACGCTGCGGAGCCGCGAGCAGATCCACGAGCTGTTCGGCGGCTTCCGGCTCATCGAGCCGGGCCTCGTGCCGCTGGACGAGTGGCGGCCCGACGACGAGAACCTGCTCGCCCGCCAGGCCGGCCGCCACCTGCCCACGTGGTTCCTCTGCGGGGTCGGCCGCACGCCCTGA
- a CDS encoding metal ABC transporter substrate-binding protein, with protein sequence MLSPLARRLSSAALIVLFALSAGGCGGEDTSASSSDPARPLRVVATTTQVADFARNVGGDRVSVHQLLRPNVDPHDYEPSPADMRAIAEADVLVKNGVGLEKWLDETISAAGFDGPVVDASQGVQIRDGDPHIWHDPLNAKTMVATIEKGFAAADPGDAAVYQANQAAYDAKLDALDGEIARKIDSIPPDRRKLVTNHDAFGYYLDRYKLTFVGSIIPSFDTSAELSAKQVSDLVAKIRETGVAAVFSEASLPPKTAEAIGREAGVTVVAGEDALYGDSLGPEGSAGATYLQMEEHNTDTIVNALRGTAA encoded by the coding sequence GTGCTCTCGCCGCTCGCCCGTAGGTTGTCGTCCGCCGCGCTGATCGTGCTGTTCGCCCTGTCCGCGGGCGGCTGCGGCGGCGAGGACACGTCCGCGTCCTCTTCCGATCCGGCCCGGCCGCTGAGAGTGGTCGCGACCACCACGCAGGTGGCCGACTTCGCCCGCAACGTCGGCGGCGACCGGGTGAGCGTCCACCAACTGCTCAGGCCGAACGTCGATCCCCACGACTACGAGCCGTCCCCGGCGGACATGCGGGCCATCGCCGAGGCCGACGTGCTGGTCAAGAACGGCGTGGGCCTGGAGAAATGGCTCGACGAGACGATCTCGGCCGCCGGTTTCGACGGGCCCGTGGTCGACGCCTCCCAGGGCGTGCAGATCCGCGACGGCGACCCGCACATCTGGCACGACCCCCTCAACGCCAAGACGATGGTCGCCACGATCGAGAAGGGGTTCGCCGCCGCCGATCCGGGTGACGCCGCGGTCTACCAGGCCAACCAGGCGGCGTACGACGCGAAGCTGGACGCGCTCGACGGCGAGATCGCCAGGAAGATCGACTCCATCCCGCCCGACCGGCGCAAGCTGGTGACCAACCATGACGCCTTCGGCTACTACCTCGACCGTTACAAGCTGACCTTCGTCGGCTCGATCATTCCGAGCTTCGACACCTCGGCGGAGCTGTCCGCCAAGCAGGTGTCCGACCTCGTCGCCAAGATCAGGGAGACCGGGGTGGCCGCCGTCTTCTCGGAGGCGTCGCTGCCGCCCAAGACGGCCGAGGCGATCGGGCGCGAGGCCGGGGTGACGGTCGTGGCCGGGGAGGACGCCCTGTACGGCGACTCGCTGGGCCCCGAAGGGTCGGCCGGTGCGACCTACCTGCAGATGGAGGAGCACAATACCGACACCATCGTCAACGCGTTGAGGGGGACCGCCGCATGA
- a CDS encoding IS110 family transposase, translated as MDGEERLHGSDGRGRSGMAVAVGIDVSKEFHWAEIKVAETGKVLLSRRFDNAPGAIGELIEHITVAQAEHGPATVGIDVLGGIAGLLEAMLLHAGLAVVHVPGMAVNRARRATVGGERKSDPKDARVIADQVRMRDDLRPVQPGRELDAELRLLVGRRAELVTDATRRAARLRDLLTSIHPGLERVVDVTGKLGLHLLTRFVTPAEIRDAGLEDVLAHLRQVRHVKASMVRALAEAAIDAAAAQHIAVPGQTVAADIIRDLAAEALAGRERLAQLDARIQEVLARHPDAALILSLPGMGATLTAEFLAETGGIARFASPDQLASAAGLAPVLKQSGKVRYLQRATAGNKALKRVFYQSAFIAISCDPASRAFYDRKRAAGKRHHQALIALARRRVNVLHAILRHRRPYDPSHVRAAVA; from the coding sequence ATGGACGGCGAGGAGAGGCTGCATGGCAGTGACGGGAGAGGAAGGAGTGGCATGGCCGTCGCTGTAGGTATCGACGTTTCCAAGGAGTTCCACTGGGCCGAGATCAAGGTCGCTGAGACCGGGAAGGTGCTGCTCAGCCGCCGCTTCGACAACGCCCCCGGTGCCATTGGCGAGCTGATCGAGCACATCACCGTCGCGCAGGCCGAGCACGGCCCGGCCACTGTCGGGATCGACGTGCTGGGTGGTATCGCCGGCCTGCTGGAGGCGATGCTGCTGCACGCGGGCCTTGCCGTGGTCCATGTGCCGGGGATGGCGGTCAACCGGGCACGGCGCGCCACCGTGGGCGGGGAGCGCAAGAGCGACCCCAAGGACGCCCGCGTGATCGCCGATCAGGTGCGCATGCGCGATGACCTGCGACCAGTGCAGCCGGGCCGGGAACTGGACGCCGAACTGCGGCTGCTGGTCGGCCGGCGTGCGGAGCTGGTCACCGACGCCACCCGGCGGGCCGCCCGCCTGCGGGATCTGCTCACCTCGATCCACCCCGGCCTGGAGCGAGTGGTCGATGTCACCGGCAAGCTCGGTCTCCACCTGCTGACCCGCTTTGTCACTCCGGCCGAGATCCGCGACGCCGGGCTGGAGGACGTACTGGCCCATCTGCGCCAGGTGCGGCATGTGAAGGCGTCGATGGTCCGAGCGCTGGCCGAGGCGGCGATCGACGCCGCGGCAGCCCAGCACATCGCCGTCCCCGGGCAGACGGTGGCTGCGGACATCATCCGCGACCTGGCGGCCGAAGCGCTGGCCGGACGTGAACGGCTGGCCCAGCTCGATGCGCGCATCCAGGAGGTGCTGGCGCGCCACCCTGATGCGGCCCTCATCCTCAGCCTGCCGGGGATGGGGGCGACCCTGACTGCGGAGTTCCTCGCCGAAACCGGCGGCATTGCCCGATTCGCCAGCCCCGACCAGCTCGCCTCGGCCGCGGGCCTGGCCCCGGTGCTCAAGCAGTCGGGCAAGGTCCGCTACTTGCAGCGCGCCACGGCAGGCAACAAGGCCCTCAAGCGGGTCTTCTACCAGTCGGCCTTCATCGCTATCAGCTGCGACCCGGCCAGCCGGGCCTTCTACGACCGCAAACGCGCCGCAGGCAAACGGCATCACCAGGCCCTCATCGCCCTGGCCCGCCGCCGTGTCAACGTCCTGCACGCGATTCTGCGGCACAGGAGGCCGTACGACCCTAGCCATGTCCGGGCTGCGGTGGCTTGA
- a CDS encoding metal ABC transporter permease produces MMFFEPFQLPFMARALIELVVLGLLAGTVGVLVLLRRLAFVSDTLTHTVFPGVVIGHLMAGDGGIFWGALAAGVVTAVLLTLLTRRRRVSEDAALAMLLTTLFAVGVVIVSRQTGFTSDLTAFLFGRVLTVSEAQLAQTAVVTVVVVALLAVLRRPLLLRAFDPEGAQAAGVRVGLLDLVLNVAVALVVVAAVKAVGTILVIALLIVPAAAARSLSDRLAVIVPLACLVGAGAGWLGLVVSYEASVGYGIRLASGATVVLVLVAMYGLAHAVAYVRRKAGLSRARRRSVLEAA; encoded by the coding sequence ATGATGTTCTTCGAGCCGTTCCAGCTGCCCTTCATGGCGCGGGCGCTGATCGAACTGGTCGTCCTCGGCCTGCTCGCGGGCACGGTCGGCGTGCTGGTGCTGCTGCGCCGGCTCGCGTTCGTCAGCGACACCCTGACGCACACCGTCTTCCCCGGCGTCGTCATCGGCCACCTCATGGCCGGTGACGGCGGCATCTTCTGGGGCGCGCTGGCCGCCGGGGTCGTCACGGCCGTCCTGCTCACGCTGCTCACCCGGCGCCGCAGGGTGAGCGAGGACGCCGCCCTCGCCATGCTGCTGACCACGCTGTTCGCGGTCGGCGTCGTGATCGTGTCGCGGCAGACCGGCTTCACCTCCGACCTCACCGCGTTCCTGTTCGGGCGGGTGCTGACGGTCAGCGAGGCGCAGCTCGCGCAGACCGCCGTCGTGACGGTCGTGGTCGTGGCGTTGCTGGCGGTGCTGCGGCGGCCGCTGCTGCTGCGGGCCTTCGACCCCGAGGGCGCCCAGGCGGCCGGCGTACGCGTCGGACTGCTCGACCTGGTGCTGAATGTCGCGGTCGCGCTGGTGGTCGTGGCCGCCGTGAAGGCGGTCGGCACGATCCTCGTGATCGCGTTGCTCATCGTGCCGGCCGCGGCGGCGCGCAGCCTGTCGGACCGGCTCGCGGTCATCGTGCCGCTGGCCTGTCTCGTCGGCGCGGGCGCCGGGTGGCTGGGGCTGGTCGTGAGCTACGAGGCGTCGGTCGGGTATGGCATCAGGCTCGCCTCCGGCGCGACCGTGGTGCTCGTGCTGGTGGCGATGTACGGCCTGGCCCACGCCGTGGCGTACGTCCGCAGGAAGGCGGGCCTGAGCCGGGCCCGTCGCAGGTCGGTCCTGGAGGCTGCCTAA